DNA from Macadamia integrifolia cultivar HAES 741 chromosome 12, SCU_Mint_v3, whole genome shotgun sequence:
ACCGTCACTACTGTACTTTACGGCCATCATAAAGTCCATTCTAGAATTCTCGGTTCCCTAGTCCACATACTTTTTCCCATTACCGTATCCCTCGAGGCCTTCAACTTGCCTGCAAGCACTCCTCAGGTGCACCATCATTTATCCTGTCTGCACTTGACAAAACCTTCTTATTCCAACTTAGTCCAACTCTCCTTTGTTTCttcacccccttttttttttcttttgggtgggggtggtgggtgGGGTGGGAGGAGGATATGCCTAGCTTTCTTAGATGctctttggtttttggtttcatTACAAAGCCATTTCTGCCTTCCCTTCTGCTGAGTATGTTGATTTCTGACTTTCCAGCATTGCTTTGCAAGCCTGAAAATCGTATTTCTATGCTTTAAATATTCACCTTAATTTAGTAGTTGGTTAAATGGAacttttgtctttcttccttTGATCAGCGTGCATCTTTTGAAGTTCTGGATCCAACAGTATTTCATGAAGAAGTAACATACATAAAATGGTCATGGTTACATGAACATGATCTTCCAATGGCTCGACTGGGAAGTAGTAGGTGTTGGACAGTTGGCTAGACTACCTAAACTTGACATTTTTTTCCCAATCTGGAGTTATGGTCATCAAACAACCAATAGTGCAACTGGGTGTTGCATTCGACAATACAGAAATCTGAACTGGAGGCATGAGTTGATAGcccctcccaaaaaataaaaagtaagaaaattaTATGAAAGTAATACTAAATCACTTTGTGGTGTGTTACATCCCCATTACTATTTATGGTTGGCAGCTTGATCAATTCCCAATATAATTTGATGGAAGTATGGATGGTCTATCATTCTAGACTCTCAACAGAAACTAAttttaaaatagaattttcCTGGATCTtgcaattcaaaatttttttatgatctttggcaggatgaggAAGTCCTTGAAGGGCTATATGCTTCTTCTAGTGGTAGCAAACAGAGTCCAGATTATTCTGGACCAAGGAGAAGCAAGCGGTCAAAGCGGAAACGCATGGTGTAAACATATCATGTATTTAATTCATCACCCGTGGTTTATGGTGAGAGATGTATCCTAGGTTAATATATTTATGATGGCCATTTTTATGTTGGCTTATTCATTTAACTGCGTGTCATGAAAATCAACTGGCAGTCTaaaggaaatcaaaatcattgtTTATGTTGTCAAGAGATAATTTTGTTGTCTCAAACTGTCATTACATCCATGGCCAGAAAATCAAAATCTTTCAATTGGTTAGTCTTCCAAAACCAGATGATGAATATGAAATTAGAATCCATGTAGGTGAGCGTAGACAAGCATAATGACGAATATCATTCTTGGAAGTGATTTTTTGGAGGGGAATTCCTGGGAGGTATTTTATCTATTGCATTTGTGAAACTTTGGTAGAAAAACCTATATATCATCAGCTAGTATTTTAGGAGAAGAAtggaaaatcaatttttttttttttaagaaaagaacTTCAAGTTCTTACAACTCTGCAACATCTAGTGTCCTCAAGAATGCAGATCACTGGCATGCTATTAGAATTCAACTTCACTTTGTAAGTATGACCATTTGTTCTCCATAAAAACAGTGAGTCTGAAACtctgtttttaaattttaaaacttaaCATTCAATCCAGAATCCAGATCTTCAAAAATATTGAGGGTAGAACACACAAAATGTGCATTATATCCTTAAGGTTGGATGACTACTGCATATTCAACATCAAATTGTGGGTTGGAAGAATAGTGATCAGGCATTTATCATCTGATGGTGTATTGAATCTGAATCAGCAAATAAATCCCATCCCGCTACAACAGAGTACTATATAGACATCAAAATCatccaaattcaaaaatatATCACCTTCTTCAGCTACAAGGACATCTACTACATTCTTTTCTAATTGCGAGGTGGAAGAAGCATGGTTCATGCATTCATGGCTTAGTCGGTGGGTGCCGGTTTCCAATAGGGCTTGGTCCAGATGGGACTTTACTAGCCTTCCTCTCTTCGATCGTATTTCTGGTGGTCTTCTTATTCATACACACAGGAGTAGTTCAGTTACATGCTATACATGCATTATTAtgctaaaatgaagaaaaagaggagagcaGTTGTGATCGTCAGAATAGATATTTGTGACACTCACCCAAGCAGACAATGTCGATCCAGAGGCTGAGGGGGATCCGAGTTGTGGACGTCCAAGCCGGAATGCAGCTGTGATCACCATTTGATAAGGTAAGATTCATGTATCTCATTTACATACTTAGAAACCATAGTTTTTCGCAAACTGAACTGAACTAACAAAGATAATGGGAGAGGAGACTAGTTTGGCTTGCCTGATTCTACAGCTTGAACCATGATAGAATTGGAGAAATGGGAGTATGATGCTGCAACTGCAAGGAGGATGAATCCCAATAAAAGATGGGTCAAGATTTGTCTGCCCTTCATCTTACCCAGTAGCTTCTGCATGGTTGAAGAAACTGGGGGTGGTGTGGGGGCTTTTACAAGCAAGAAGGAACATATTTAACCAACTTACTCACGTGATTGGGAAAATCATATCTTAGCTTGAAAAAAATATGGGAATGTTTTGAGCAAAAAGGTGTCGGGGAATCCTATGCCACAAGAGTTGAGATTGATTGGTAAGATTAGGAATTTTAattgggtctctctctctctttctctgtctctgttGACTTCTAACCCCAAGGGATAGCGAAGTtagcaagggaccttcgccttagGAAGCCTATGGTtttgagttcaactcctcttaccttcttggggccactcatataagagtgtttagtgtttttcactaTTTTCAGTGAAGTTGAATTGTTCTCATTTAATCCCAATATGTctcaattcattttattatggGGTCAATATGAGTCCGCATAACTAGATACCATCATCAGCTAAAAAAAAGTTTGTTTGACTTCTTAGTTATCATTGCAGCTAGCCATGGTGAAATACTGAAGAAGTCGTCTGGGCTTTGCATACACAGCACTCACTATTGCTGCGTCGGGAGTCGGGACCCGCCAATCATGGGTTCAAGTTTGCATCGAGTGAGAATGTAAGACATGTACTCTTCTGTCTGGGGCTTTTGTTTGAATATCTCTCAGTGGACCAGTAAAGTAAATTCCAGATCCAGGTTGAAGTGGACTAATTTATAAATAAAGCAGATTGGACCagattggatgatgatgatagtCTGATTTTCATGTCATTGGGGTCTCTCTGTCAAGCATTCCCTGTGAAATAGAACTTCCTGTTCCACTCTATATCCCTTGTCAATTCTAATGATAATGTTTgaaaggtgattttttttttaagtattatTTAACATATATAAAAAAGAGTTCATAACGGATGTGGGAGCAGCCCCATCATTAATAAAGGATCCTAACAGACTACCATACTTAACAGCCCATTCTGCTTCAGGTAGTCTTTGGTAGGTTTTTTTTTCAGATAGATACACTATAAAGGGGAGGAGGACTGAGATAGTCAAGAAACTCGAACTCGAGACTTCTTGATGAGTGTAGGGTGCATAAGCGTTCTACTCTATTCTGGGGTCTCTGTCTAGCTAAAACTGTTGGAGGTAGTCCTTTCTTAGTGGCTTCACTCTAGCATTAGGTCTCCTCTTCCATGCGAGGGTTAGGATCAATGATCGACTACTGGAATACCATATACAAACCTTATAAAAactcttttgggttttgatggTTTTTATTTAGAATAGTTGAATGTTTGGTTTAATAGTCTAAATGGGctaatgaagaaagagagttaGGAGAGTTATTAAAATAAGGTGGAGTGTTCAATAAAGAAGTGGTATGTTGTTATAGTCATTAAAGCGAAGTAGAGTTTTcttccaagggaagaaaaatgagagagagttAGTGTGTTCTACTATAGTGAGAGAAAACAATGATGAATCTATAAAATGAGAGGTGTCTTCCAAAAGAAGTGGGAGAGTGTAATAGAGAACAAGAGAAGGTGTGTGAGTAACCAAGTGAGAAAAGGAAGTAAGGGTTATACAAAGGACTTGGGTTTGAAATCAAATTATAAGGttgtactattttcttctcttattcttaGTGGAAGATTGATTCTACTCCGTGAATTTAGACGATTTTGTTGATCCACGTAAATCTATTGTTacttatatcatttttttttttttctattttcgttCTTGTTGATTAATGCCAAGTTCGTAAGATGCCCACATCGAATATAATACGTTCTTTTCAATCCCAACAAACTCATCTCTATAAATCAATTTATAAAATGAGAGAACTCAAGATCATATCAATCAATATCAAATATCCTTTCATAACCAATGTGGAATCAACCCTAATATGACTGACATCAACATAATAATCTCCATGCAAAATATTTGGCAGTGAGCTTTCTGTAATGTTGCATTACTCTAATCACCACTCCGATTGAGATTTgtatagagaaaaaaaagggtgaggTGGGAACCACATAATGCATGGGGAAGAGGTCCTTGGGACCTCGTCGTTATGTTAATGATGAGGCGTGCGACCTTAAGATCAAATAAGACACATGAGTTGAATTAGAAATGAAGGCTATGAGGAAAGATTATCTGTCTGGATGTATAGGTTATTAGGCATTTGATTGCATTCTGATTTAGGTAGGATTTTGGGATGGTTGGCTTCCTCTCAAGAGTCTTATTAGGCTCTTCAGCTTTGGTGGTTGAGGTTTCTTATCCCACACTATAATACAATATCGCAAAAGGTTTTCCAAATGACCTGTCGTCCATTTTGACTTAGCTTATTCAAATAGAACAAATATACGTGTTGCCATGGCAAGGATGGGGCCTAAATTTTGTGAATGCGATATTCCTCAACTTTTTCTGTAAGTATTCGGCTTggatcatggttttaggtatcggtatTGAATCAGTTATATCAGTCATATTATATTGATATTGGCTGAGATCGATCTCGATATCTAGTCAATCCAGGATCGAatatcaagggtaaaatcattcaaaaaaaaacccaattttttataaaaaatattaatcgATCCGGACTGATATAATCAATCCCGGATCAATATCAGCCGAAAaagataccaataccgataactaaatccttaatCTAGATGGAGCTCAAGTGGCTTAATAAATAGGGTTTTGAATGAGAATACAAGAGAGTACTGTATGGGCTGATGGCTGGAAAACACAAGGATGCTTGAATAGATGACATATATAATAAAGTATttaattcaattttgaaatttgaattttgaatttggtattttttgAAGGCATCacgaaataaaaattttaatataatatgggagaaagatttttttctttctttcttggggTAGATAATATGGGAGAGGGATCGATACtatgttattttattaaaatggtATCAGTAGTATGTCCAAGTGCACTTTCTCACCAATAATGGATGGGAAATTGATTCATCCAATAAAAGGttttaatgagagagagagagagattggagtCTACAAGTTGCATGTGAGAGGAAATACACAAGAATCTCTATAGTAGCATTGTAGCAATCTTTTCTAATAATATATCTTAGGGGTGTTAATTCCAGGCCCACATCAATAGGGCCGATTAAGGCTGACATGTTTATGATCCGACTTAGACCGATccaattaataaacgtgtcggactTAAGCCCGAcatatttataaataggtagtacatggtgcaaCCACTTAGCTCAATGGATGCCCGACCaacccgacacatttataagccCGACTTGAACTGACTCTTTTAAACCCGACTTAGCCtaacccctttaatactacttgtagtttaaaaaaaaaaaattgatactatttgtatttaatgctaaggctatgtgatatctgtagttgagatggtggtgattgttatccgaacattccttttttttcaaccatagtttaattgatttgaacttgctaAACTTGGGTTGTGTAGGCATTGTTTATTGATTTGAGTTCCGTCGGTTAAAGACcgagtaccttagtaacttagtTGCTTTCCCAtatttggcttaatccattttaactatgagAATTTTCTTTATTGTTGTCATCTttacctcattttattggtattcttcttcaagcacatttaagagaccaattttaaagaggactcgtttaaagttaaataggtccatatcccggttaaggcccgtttatggCAGCCCGATTAAAGTTTGAGACCGATTGACCCGATTATCAACCGTACCATGCCCGCACTAGCTAAGCCCATTTAGCTAAACAGGTGTTCATAGTGCAACCCTAGAAATTGGCCAAGCTCAACTACGCCCCGACTGAGACCAGCCTGGCCCGACTGCTTGACACCCCTATAATATATATTGACAAATATGTTtgaaagaacactttaaagttcATTTCTgtaggcaaaagtttttctttacCTGGATAGAAAGAAGAATTGCTTCCATAATTTGAGGAATCAGATCAAATCGGCTTGAATTGGTTAGATTGGTATCGGCGATAAGTGTGACAGCCTTGATTGATCTCAATTCTGGATTAGTATGTAGAAAAgggtaaaatatattttttcaattgaaaTCAGGGGTATTTCAGTCCGATCTAGGTCAATTCAAATTGAGATCGAATAAAAATTAGCCTTGATGGATGCCAACCCCAATTCCATCTCctcaaccttgattccttttccATTAGTGATGTGACCCTATGATTGAATTATGGGTTCATCATTAATTCCCACACCTTATCATTCATGGTGACAAACATTTTAATCGATTATAGAGTTTAGATACCTTTAGTGAGGAAACCGTTTTCACCACTGGTGAAAGAAAACTGTCATTTCTTTTATGGGTCACTTGTATGACATGAATTTAATCACCAATAAATCAAATCTATCTTTCCGGCCTAGGGGACATGTTATTGGATATGATTGCCTCTTGAGTCTTTTCAATTGTTACTTTATAATTTATGCACTTGTAGATACCTTATATTGTCACCATGAAAGATGCTTATAGTGATGATGAGCGACGGTTTGAATACCAAGAGAAAGTTCTATTTTAAGGTTTATGAGACTCCTCATAATCTTGAGATGTTAGAGATCATCCCAGTAAAATGACAAAATCCTGTTATAGGGTGAATAAGGAACTTCATTGGAATTTATGTGCACTGCTGTGTATGCCTCAAATAGTgtggaggaaaggagagaaTTATGGAGGGATATTTTGCAATTGTCTAATGGAATGTCAGTTCCTTGGGTTGTATGAGGAGTTTCAATTCGGTGAGAGGtcaacatgaaaagaaaaagggggggggggggggaggcagGTTCTGTAGAAAAGTTCAATAATTGTGTATTTGATGCTGACATGTTTGATCTAAAATGGAAGGGTAATTTATTTACTTGGAGTAGTGGGAAAGGTGATTTCAATAGAGTGAGCTGTAAGTTGGATAGGATGCTTTGTAATAATGAATGGGTTGATAAATTTAAATATTCTGAGGCAGCATTCTTGAATCCTAGAATTTCAGATCACTGCCCTATTCTCTTGAATATTCTAGAGGAGAAGAACTTTGGTCCGAAACCTTTCAGATTTTTTGAGAGTTGGACAGAGCATAAGGAGTTCAAGGATATTGTAAAAAGGGGTTGGGACATTCCAGTTAAGAATTATTTGAATCCTTTACTTGGTTTGCTGCTAAGTTGAGGAGGAATTGGAAGGGTGGAATAAGGAGCATTTTGGTGATGTGTTTAAGGCAGTAAAAGAGGCTGAAGTTGTTCTTTCTGATATCCAAGATAAGTTATCTTCCAATCATGGTGATGATAATCTGGTTTGTCAAGAAAATGATGCTAAAAAGAAATTATGGGAGGCTTTGAAGAGGGAGGAGAGTTTTCTCAAAGAGAAGTCAAGAGTGAAGTGGTTGCAGCTAGGAGATGGAAATAACAGTTTTTTCCATAAGGCAATAAGGGGAAGGTAGCATAGAAATAACATTCTAGAAATTAAAGGAAGCAATGGGGTTGTTGTGGATGATCCTAGTCATATTAAGAATAAGGTTGTTGAATTTTATAAAAACATGTTTGGGGCTGAGTAGGAAGATGTGAGATTCTGTTCTAGTGATATCCCTTTGCATGGTACCCTTTCCATTGACCAGCAAGAGATGTTAGAAAAAACTGTTTCTAATGATGAGATCATGAAGGTTGTGTTTGCTATGAAGAGCACAAAGGCTCATGGACCTGATGGGTTTAGTGCTAGTTTCTTCAAACGCTTTTGGGAAATTGTAGGAGAGGACCTTACAATTGCTGTCAAGTAGTTTTTTAGAAATGCTGTTATGCCATCCTTTATTAATGTTACTTTTCTCTGGCTAATCCCTAAGTCAAATCAGAGGGCATCATTTGATGGGTTTAGGCCGATTGCATCGTGCAATATCTTTTACAAGGTTATTACAAAAATTATCACCAACAAGTTACAATGAGTAATTGGAGACCTGGTTAGTGAAAATCAGCCAGCGTTTATTAAAGGGAGATCTATTGTTGATAATGTTCTAATTTGTTCTAATATTGTAAGAGGTATTAAACATAAAAGGGGTCACCCTACTGTAATACTGAAGATAGACTTACATAAAGCATATGACTCATTGAGTAGGAACTTCCTTTTGAAGATCATGAGAAGAATGGGATTCCCTCTTTTATTCATGAATTGGATCAATGCTTGTGTCACTACTCCTACATTCTCGGTTTTTGTTAATGAAAGTCCACCAGGATACTTCATGGGGGGAAAGGGGATTAGGCAAGGGGATCCTCTATGACCTTACCTATTCACCATGGCAATGGAAGGGTTCACTAGAGTTATGAGGAAGTTAGTAGTGGATGGGAAGATCACTCTTCTTCCTAGGTGCAAAGCAGTGCAACTATCCCATCTTATCTTTGtagatgatcttatgatctttgtAAAGGCTATTAGTGACTCTGTCACAGCTAATTTAGGGGCTCTAGAAGAGTTTACATCCTTCTCCAAGTTGCATCTTATTAGGGGGCTTTACTCAAACTAGTAGTATGCAACTTTTGGAATCAACGGGTTTTAAGGAAACCAAGTTACCAATTAGGTACCTTGGGGTTCCTCTTGTTGCAAGGAAGCTTGCCATTAGAGATTGCAACCCTATACCGGATCTGATCAGGAAAAAGCTTGAAGTTGGAAGGCAATGTTTCTCTCATATGTTGGAAGACTGCAGTTGATCTCCTCGGTTCTACAAGGATGCTATATATATTGGTCATGTATTATTACATTACCAAGTAATCTTATAGCAAAGGTGGAgtctattttttaaaattttttatggtttggtCCCTCTTTGGAAAAGAAGACATATTTTATTTCCTGGGATGTTGTATGTAAACCTAAGGAGGAGGGGGGTTTCCCCTGAAAAGAGTGAAAGATATGAATGTTGCTGGTATTATGAAGCAAATATGACTTCTCATAGGAAGAGCATATGGGTGGACTGGATCTACAAGAGGTATTCGAAGAAGAATACTATTTGGACTGTGAAGGCTAAAAGTGAAGCTTCTTGGGTGTGGTGGAAGGTTCTGAA
Protein-coding regions in this window:
- the LOC122058326 gene encoding CLAVATA3/ESR (CLE)-related protein 46, with amino-acid sequence MKGRQILTHLLLGFILLAVAASYSHFSNSIMVQAVESAAFRLGRPQLGSPSASGSTLSAWTTRNTIEERKASKVPSGPSPIGNRHPPTKP